CCGTACCGACAGGCGTTCCTGTTCAAAGCCGGCGCCAACCTCAAAAGTCGCTGTCAGCTTGAAACCGCTTCCAGTGTGCCGGCCATTCGGCGAGACGCGCCACTCACTCTGTGGCTGGAGCAGACGCTTCATGCCCTTCGCCAGAAAGAAGGTGTGCCAGAAAAACAACTATTTTCCGCGGATGAATGTCCACCGGACCTTAAAAACGGATGGAAAGAATTTTCCTTTCCTCATGTCTTGTGGTGTCCATTCATCCTTCCCGACAAGACATTCCTAGGCGGCCTATGGCTGGCCAAAGACACGCCCTGGCAAGACAGTGAGGCCACCATCGCCCAACGGCTGTGCGACACCTACGCTCACGCATGGGGAGCCATGGCCCGACGGAAGCGCATATCGCTCACACAGAGAACATCTCGAAAATGGCTATGGCTCGCCCTGTTCACCGGCCTGATTGCAATGGCCATCCCTGTCCGTCTGTCAACATTGGCCCCAGTCGAAATCGTCGCTCGGGAACCGGCGATCGTCAGCGCGCCCATGGATGGAATGATCGCGGAAATCCTCGTCCCTCCAAATACGCGAGTGGGGAAGGGACAAGTCATTTTTCAGTATGACGACACCGATTTACGCAGTCAGTATGAAGTCTCGGAACACAATCTCACCAAAGCCATCGCGGAATACCGCAAGGTCACACAACAGGCATTCGCAGCCGCGGAGAGCGATGCGCAAGTTCCGTTACTCAGAGCCGAAGTGCAGTTGCAGGAGACCGAACGTGATTACGCCTTGGAACGTCTGGAACACGTCGCCGTCAAAGCCACCCAAACTGGGTTGCTTCTATACTCCGATCAATCGGACTGGGTAGGCCGTCCAATCAAGACCGGAGAGCGGATCATGGAAATCGCCGACCCTGAAAAGATCGAATTAAAGATCGACGTCCCGGTCAACGACGCGATTGCGCTGCAGGATCGCGCAGCCATCGAAATATTCTTAGACGCAAAGCCACTGGACACCTACCCAGCGACGCTTATCCGCGCCAGCTATCAAGCCGTTGAGCTTCCCGAACACATCCTCGCATACCGCGTCATCGCGAAATTTCACCATAGGCCCTCCGACGTGCGGATCGGTTGGCGGGGCACGGCAAAAATCTACGGTGACCAAACCACCGTCTTCTTCCTGGTCTTCCGGCGACCACTCTCAGCGATCAGGCAATACCTTGGCTGGTGATGAGTCAGGTCAACACCAGGCACTCCCCTCTCCCTCCGTTACGCGACGACTTGCACGTGATCAAGAGCATGCCGACGTTGCAGGGAGAACCAACCTGGACCATCGTTGACCCCGTTCGCAATGCCTATCTTCAGATCGGATACGGGGCCTATCAATTATTGACGCGATGGAATGCAGGAACGGTCGAGCAGCTCGTGGACAGGATCTCCTTGGAAACGTCCTGCACCATCACCAAGAAAGACGTCGAAGAATTCCTTAAATTTCTATACGCGAATCACTTGACGCAAGCCCCTATGACAGGGAGCAGTGCAACCTTTGCGGCACAGGCCGAGGCTAGGCAACAATCCTGGCTTATAGCGCTGCTCCATCAGTATCTCTTCTTCAAAATCCCGGTAATCCAACCGGATCGTTTACTGAAAATCACACTCCCCTACGTGGCTCCTCTGATGACGCCAGTCACGGCAGCCTTTGTCGCCGTTCTCGGAATTCTTGGCGTCTTCCTCGTCAGCCGTCAATGGGACGGCTTTATTCATTCCTTCCTTCATCTGTTCTCGTTAGAAGGAGTAATCGCCTTCGGGATCGCACTCTGCGGGGTCAAAGTCCTGCATGAATGCGCGCATGCGTTCACCGCCACCAAGTATGGATGCCGGGTGCACACGATGGGAATCGCATTCCTCGTCATGTTCCCTCTCTTGTATACGGACACGACAGACGCTTGGCGCCTCGCGTCCCGCCGAGAGCGGATCCTCATCGCGGCCTCGGGGATGATCGCGGAAGTCGCATTGGCGATGTGCGCGACATTCCTCTGGAACTTTCTGCCTGACGGAATTTTCCGCAGCATTGTCTTCGTGATCGCCACGACAAGCTGGGTCATGTCGCTCACGATTAACCTGAATCCCCTGTTACGATTCGATGGATACTATGTCCTTTCGGATTTTCTCGGCATTCCCAACCTTCAACAGCGGGCGTTCGCATTCGGTCGCTGGAAACTCCGGGATGTGCTCTTCGGCCTGAACGTACCCCCTCCAGAACACACGACACCACTGCTGCGCAAGGGGCTTATCGCCTACGCCTGGAGTACATGGCTGTTCAGATTTGTTCTCCTGACGGGCATCGCCGTCCTGGTCTACCACTTTTTCTTCAAGCTTCTCGGCGTCATCTTATTCACGGTCGAAATAGTCTGGTTCATCGTGATGCCCGTTTGCCGCGAAATCAAAGAATGGTGGAAATTCAGAGATCATATCGTGAAAACCCCTCGGGCATGGATCTCAGGAACCATTCTGGCACTCATAGTCTTGACGGCCTGCATGCCCTGGCATACGCGTGTAACCATTCCAGCTATCCTTCAAGCCGAAGACCACACCGTGATTTTCTCCCCCGCAGCTGCGCAACTGCTCGAAAGCAAGATTGACAACGGGCAGCACGTTGAACAGGGAGAAATCCTGATCCGGTTAACCTCTCCGTCGATCGAGCATGATCTCCGGCAGGCTCATGTCCGCGTGAATGCCCTGAAACGTCAGATACAGACAATCACCAGCGACCCGGACCTGTTGGCCAATACCCACGTCCTCATCGAAACACTCGGCACCGAACTCTCGACGCTTCGCGGACTGCAGGAAATGAAAGACAATCTCCTGTTGAAAGCCCCGTTTTCCGGGGTCATCGTCGACGTTCAACAGTCTTTGCATCCCAAACGTTGGATCAATGAACAACTTCCCCTCACGCGAATCTTCAGACCGCAGACCCAAAAACTTGTGGCACTCACATCCCAGACAGAACTGTCAAGATTACAAATCGGACAACACGCGACGTTCATTCCGGATGATCTCATGCAACCGGCGATTCAAGCCCGCATTTCAGATATCCGCCATGTCGATGAGGAAACGCTCGTCATTCCGTACCTGGCCTCCGTCTTTGGGGGAAATATCCCCGTGCGAGAAAATGGAAAAGGAGAACTCATTCCGAAATCCGGGGTGTATCGAGTCACCCTCACGCCGCTCGAGCATCTGCCTCCAAGCAAGCAGGTAATCAAAGGCCTTATTCACGTGCAGGGCGCTCCACAGAGTCTGGCCATCCAATTCCGAGATTTTGTGGTTTCAGTCCTGGTACGGGAAATGGGATTTTAGTCTACCGCTCTAGCACACCCACCACACCGTTCGTTTTCTTTTCTGAGAACTGTTCCGTCACCGCCACCAACTTCCCTGAAACACAACAAACATGAAGCAACCAACATGGCCTCACAGAGCGTTGGTTCATAGGAAAAATGGGAAGTCAGCCATAGGACTTTTTCTGATATTCATCAATAGATCGCAAAAAGTGGATATTTTGAGCGTCGTGGCCGATGTAGAGACTAGGGAAAATACAGCTAGAGGCCTGAATCCACACTATTTCCATGAGGCGGAGGCCTGGCATAGCCAGATAGCTCGTTTGTCTATTTTTGGATCACGCATGAAATCATCACATTCCTCAACCTCCAGTCCAAATCGCTTCATGCAAGCATTGCTGGCCTTGGAACCACGTCTCCTGTTTGATGGCGCAGCACTCGTCACTGCCGACACGATCGTCAACGACCAAGACGTTCAGGACCAGGCCGAGGCGTCTGAGCCCAAAGAATCCGGAGAGCATGAGGGAGGACATCACCCGGCATCTGATCCGCTACTCGAGTCCTTAATCGCCTTACCAGCCAGGACCGATCGACAAGAAATCGTCTTCATCGATACCCGCGTGAATGATTACCAAACGCTCATCAAAAATATTGATCCGAATGCCGAAATCGTGCTTTTGGATCCGACACTCGATGGGATCTGGCAAATCACGGACGCACTACGCGATCGAGAGGGCGTCGATGCACTCCATATCGTGTCGCATGGTGAACAGGCTCACCTACAAGTAGGAACCAGTTCCTTAACCATCGACTCCATGAATGGGAACTATCACGAGGCCCTCGCGACCATCGGCCAGGCTCTATCGGAGGAGGCCGATTTACTCATCTATGGCTGTAGTTTTGGCGAAGGTGAAGTAGGTCAGGCCGCCGCTGTCAGATTAGCCGAACTGACCGGAGCGGATATCGCTGCCTCTAACGACCTCACCGGAAACGCAGAACTCGGCGGTGACTGGGACCTGGAAATTTCAACCGGCACGATTGAAACGACCGCAGTCATCGGTGAAGCCAGTCAAGCCGTATGGGAAGGCCTCCTTGCCACCTATACCGTGACGAACACGAATGATTCAGGAGCTGGTTCGTTCCGGCAAGCTATTCTGGATGCCAATGCCAATGTGGGGACTGACACCATCGGGTTCAATATTGCAGGCGCTGGTCCACATACCATCACGCCCACCTCGGTACTGCCCAACATCACCGACACCGTCATCATTGACGGAACGACAGAGCCGGACTTTGTGAGCACACCAGTCATCGAATTGGATGGCAGTAGCGCAGGAGCCGTCGCTGGTCTGACCTTCGCCTCGGGCAGCGATGGCAGCACGATCCAAGGATTGGTGATTAACCAATTTGAGGGGGCTGGGCTTGATCTCTCCAGCGACAATAATACGGTCCAAGGAAACTACATCGGCCTAGACGTGACCGGCACGGCGGATTTAGGAAATGGCTTTGCCGGCATCCTCATCCAGAATGCCGCCACTGGCAACACCATCGGGGGAACAGACGCCGCCGCACGTAACGTGATCTCAGGGAACACCAATGGCATCGTCATCCGGCATACCGGCACCTCGTCCAACACCATAGCCGGGAACTATATTGGCACAGATTTCAACGGTGACGCGGATGTAGGGAATACCTTCGACGGCGTCTTAATCCAAAATGGGGCCACGGGCAACACTATCGGAGGCACCACAGCGGCACATCGCAATATCCTGTCTGGAAACGATCGGGCAGGAATTCAGATCACTGGTGAAACGACGGACGGCCACACCGTACAAAACAACTATGTCGGTGTGGCAGCGGATGGCACGACAGCTCTCGGAAATGCGAACTCTGGCATCTATATCGGCTTCGGCAGTGACGATAACATCATCGGCGGCATTGGGATGGGCAATGTAATCGGCGCCAGCGGGTTTGTCGGGCTGGAGCTAGACGGGGCAAGCTCCGGGCATATCATTCAAGGCAACTATATCGGGACTGATGCCACTGGCACGGTGAATCTCGGCAACCAGGAAAATGGCGTGCTGTTTGAAAACGGCGCATCCTCCAATCTCCTGGGCGGCGAAAACGCCGGGGAAAGCAATACCATCGCATTCAATGGCCAGGGTGGCAGCTTTACGGCTGGCATCGACGTATCGGATACCACTTCCATCGGGAATGCCTTACTAGGCAATGTCCTCTACTCAAATGTCGGGATAGGCATTGATCTGAATAGTGGACCGCTTGGAGTCACACCCAATGACGCCGATGACGGGGACACTGGTGGCAATAATTTACAGAATTATCCGGTGCTCACGACCGTGAGTCTTAAAACCGCGAGTCAGGTTGTCATTGCGGGAACGTTCAATACGGACCTCTTGAGCCAAAATTACCGGATTGAGTTTTTTGCCAACACGACGGCTGATGGAAGCGGCCATGGCGAAGCCGAACGGTATCTTGGGTATACGACCGTGACAACCGATGGAGCAGGGAACGCCTCCTTCAACATCACGCTGTCGGCCTCTGTCGTCGCTGGTGAATCGGTGACGGCCACGGCTACCGTGGACCTTGGCGGCGGAAGCTATGGTGACACGTCGGAATTGGCGCTCAACATGACCGCAACGAACAATGCCCCCGTGTTGACCCCGGCCAGCCCCACCCTCACATCCATTACGGAGGACGATACCAATAACAGCGGCGATTTGATTTCGGCCATCGTTACGACTGATATTACTGACGCCGACAGCGGGGCCGTCGAAGGCATCGCTATTACCAGCGTGAATGCCAGTAACGGCACCTGGCAATACAACACCGGCTCCGGCTGGACTGACGTCGGCACGGTCAGCAATGCCTCTGCGTTGTTGTTGCGCAGCACCGACTCCTTGCGCTTCGTACCCGATGGCCAAAACGCCGATGCCGCTTCGGTGACCTATCGCGCCTGGGATCAAACCAGCGGCGCCGCCGGCAGTAAAGTCGATGTCTCCACCAACGGCGGCACCACCGCCTATAGCAGTGCCACCGATACCGCCTCGCTCACCGTCACCGCCGTCAATGATGCCCCCGTGTTGACCCCGGCCAGCCCCACCCTCACATCCATTACGGAGGACGATACCAATAACAGCGGCGATTTGATTTCGGCCATCGTTACGACTGATATTACTGACGCCGACAGCGGGGCCGTCGAAGGCATCGCTATTACCAGCGTGAATGCCAGTAACGGCACCTGGCAATACAACACCGGCTCCGGCTGGACTGACGTCGGCACGGTCAGCAATGCCTCTGCGTTGTTGTTGCGCAGCACCGACTCCTTGCGCTTCGTACCCGATGGCCAAAACGCCGATGCCGCTTCGGTGACCTATCGCGCCTGGGATCAAACCAGCGGCGCCGCCGGCAGTAAAGTCGATGTCTCCACCAACGGCGGCACCACCGCCTATAGCAGTGCCACCGATACCGCCTCGCTCACCGTCACCGCCGTCAATGATGCCCCCGTGTTGACCCCGGCCAGCCCCACCCTCACATCCATTACGGAGGACGATACCAATAACAGCGGCGATTTGATTTCGGCCATCGTTACGACTGATATTACTGACGCCGACAGCGGGGCCGTCGAAGGCATCGCTATTACCAGCGTGAATGCCAGTAACGGCACCTGGCAATACAACACCGGCTCCGGCTGGACTGACGTCGGCACGGTCAGCAATGCCTCTGCGTTGTTGTTGCGCAGCACCGACTCCTTGCGCTTCGTACCCGATGGCCAAAACGCCGATGCCGCTTCGGTGACCTATCGCGCCTGGGATCAAACCAGCGGCGCCGCCGGCAGTAAAGTCGATGTCTCCACCAACGGCGGCACCACCGCCTATAGCAGTGCCACCGATACCGCCTCGCTCACCGTCACCGCCGTCAATGATGCCCCCGTGTTGACCCCGGCCAGCCCCACCCTCACATCCATTACGGAGGACGATACCAATAACAGCGGCGATTTGATTTCGGCCATCGTTACGACTGATATTACTGACGCCGACAGCGGGGCCGTCGAAGGCATCGCTATTACCAGCGTGAATGCCAGTAACGGCACCTGGCAATACAACACCGGCTCCGGCTGGACTGACGTCGGCACGGTCAGCAATGCCTCTGCGTTGTTGTTGCGCAGCACCGACTCCTTGCGCTTCGTACCCGATGGCCAAAACGCCGATGCCGCTTCGGTGACCTATCGCGCCTGGGATCAAACCAGCGGCGCCGCCGGCAGTAAAGTCGATGTCTCCACCAACGGCGGCACCACCGCCTATAGCAGTGCCACCGATACCGCCTCGCTCACCGTCACCGCCGTCAATGATGCCCCCGTGTTGACCCCGGCCAGCCCCACCCTCACATCCATTACGGAGGACGATACCAATAACAGCGGCGATTTGATTTCGGCCATCGTTACGACTGATATTACTGACGCCGACAGCGGGGCCGTCGAAGGCATCGCTATTACCAGCGTGAATGCCAGTAACGGCACCTGGCAATACAACACCGGCTCCGGCTGGACTGACGTCGGCACGGTCAGCAATGCCTCTGCGTTGTTGTTGCGCAGCACCGACTCCTTGCGCTTCGTACCCGATGGCCAAAACGCCGATGCCGCTTCGGTGACCTATCGCGCCTGGGATCAAACCAGCGGCGCCGCCGGCAGTAAAGTCGATGTCTCCACCAACGGCGGCACCACCGCCTATAGCAGTGCCACCGATACCGCCTCGCTCACCGTCACCGCCGTCAATGATGCCCCAACGATTACCAGTGATGGCGGTGGAACCACCGCGAATGTCAATATGGTTGAAGGGAACACAGCCGTCACGACCGTCACGGCCAGCGATGTTGATGTCCCAGTCGACGCACTGACCTACAGCTTGGTCGGTGGAGCGGACCAAGGCCTGTTTAACATCGACGCCAATAGTGGAGCATTGGCCTTCAACACTGCGCCGGCCTTTGCGATTCCAGCAGATGTGGACATGAACAACATCTACGTCGTTCAAGTCCAGGTCAGTGACGGAAACGGCGGCACCAACATTCAAACGATCAACGCCACCGTGACCGCGGCGAATACGTCTCCAACAATCACGAGTAACGGAGGCGGGCCGACAGCCGGCATAAATATAATCGAGGGACTCACAGGCATTACGACCGTGACCGCTACAGACAATGATACAGGAGATATTCTGACCTATGGACTGGTGGGGGGGGCCGACGCCAGTCGTTTCAGCATCAATAGCAGTACCGGAGTCCTGACATTCAACACGGCGCCTGATTTCGAAAATCCTGTTGATGCCAATCGGGATAATGTGTACGAAGTCCAGATTCAAGTCAGCGATGGAAACGGCGGATTTGATTCTCAAACCTTGAATGTGACCGTAACCAATATCGTGGAGGCCCCCGCTCCTATTCTCGACCCATTCCCTTCCCCTGAACCGTCAACGGATCCCACCCCGGAAACAGATTCTGCCTCCGTCTCTGAAGAACGTACGGAAGACACCGACGAGGCAACGACTGCCCCTGCCGGAGACCAGAATCCGGGAACACCAAATCCTGTCGCACCAGCCTTCCTGGAAGAGCGGGATCAAACGAACGATCGGTTCAATCGTCACTCGGCTTCGCATTCTCACCCTGCTCACCCCCCTCAACAGCAGTTAGATGTAATGCATGTTTTGAGACCTACCGACTTTCTTCCCACGAACATATGGAATTCAGACAACATGTCGTCCGCCCCAATGCGATCACTGGATATTGGAGGAATCGCCCCTACTGTTCCGATGGATCTCCATCTCCAGCTCGACGCTCTGGCTCAACAGTTACAAAGCACGCTCCACCATACAAATGACCAATCCGACCTCGCATCCGGTCTGGCCAGCGGCGCTGGCATGACACTCTCGGCCGGGTATATCGCCTGGTTTTTACGAGGCTCTTCCTTTTTGACGAGTCTCTTGGCCTCTGTCCCCGCTTGGGGAAACTTCGACCCGCTGCCTGTTTTGTCGGGCGGCTATACCGCGCGCAAGATTCACGAACAGCAAAACCAATCTCAAGCCGACAAAGAAAACCAAGAATTTCAAGGCATTGGTGAGATTTTTCAAGACGTAAAAAAAGACCCGTAATCCTCCCATCATTCGGACTCTGATCTAGTATGCGACTGCCTCCACTCATTGCCATCAGTATTGGCTTGGTTTCCTTAACCGTCACGACGATGCTGCTGGGCAATACCGTATTTTCCGTGGCGCCGGACGAGCGCCAACAACTCTTCGCCTACCGCCAAACACTCTCGGAGTCCCTCGCCGTTCAATACACAGCGCTCGCCAGTCAAGATGAGTTTGAGACCATTGAATTTGCCATGAATCAACTCGTCGCCCGCACCGACGATATCGTGTCGGCGGCCTTAGTTTCCATCAATGGAGCTACGCTGGCGGCCACAACAGCGCACCACCAAGCCTGGTCTCCACAAAAAAAAGACGAATCAACATTGGAGCATATGCAAGTCCCTATTTTCCAAGGATTGGCGAAGTGGGGAGTACTTCAGATTCGGTTTCGATCCAAACACGAGTATGGACTCCTGGCATGGGTCTCGACGCGATGGATTGGTTATCTGACGTTCGTCGCCATACTTGGCTTCTTGGCCTACTGGCTCTTCATGAAACGCACATTGCGGCACCTTGACCCATCCTCCGTGATTCCGAAACGTGTGAAGGCCGCATTGGACAATCTCGAGGAAGGCGTGGTGATCCTTGACAACCAAGATCGCATTCTCCTCACCAATACGGCATTCGTTCGGCAATCAGGAAAACAGATGTCTAATTTGCTGGGAATCAAATTGACCGAATTGCCATGGCTGATCAGCAAAGACCAGATGATGGAAGAACATTCCTGGGTGACCGCCCGACAGGAGAATTGCCCACAAACAGGATTTCCCGGCTTGCTGGCTCATGCTGAAAAGGAGGAAGTCAGAAAATTTCTGATCAACAGTTCGCCAATCACTGATGATCATGGACAGGTCACCGGCGTGCTCGTCTCCTTCAATGATGTCACCGAATTGGATGAAGCCAACGCTCAGCTCATGGACGCGCTCAAAGATTTGCACGAGAGCCGTACTGAAATCATCAAGAAAAACGAGGAACTCGAACATTTGGCGACTCGCGATCCCTTGACAGGATGCTGGAACCGCCGGGCATTTTTCGAACGATTGGAGAAAACCTACGTCAACGCGAAGCACAACGATCTGTCCCTCAGTTGTATCATGACGGATATCGATCATTTCAAATCCTTTAACGACCGGTATGGTCATGCTCTCGGAGATCAAGTAATACAGGTGTTCGTCAAAACACTGATTGAATGTCTCAGACCATCGGACATCATCGGGCGGTACGGAGGGGAAGAATTTTGCGTGATTTTACCCAACACCGATCTCACAGGAGCTCAGGAAATCGCTGAACGCATGCGCCGCAGGGTTGAGACTGAAAGTGGCACAAAAATCCGGACTACGTCTCAGCTTTCGATTACGTCGAGTTTTGGCGTCGCGACGATCGGACCGGCGATGATTGATCCATTGGAACTGCTTGATATGGCGGATAAAGCCCTGTATGAAGCCAAAGAGGGCGGGCGGAATCAGGTTGGGTTCTGGGACACTCAGATGAACGAACCGAAACTGAACTCGGCAGCCGTATTCACACGGTAAGGGGATGCTTACGCAGCATGGTCCATAGCGGGCGCGATCATTTCGAGCGTGAGATTGAGCCCTTCCTGCACAAAGGCCATGAACCGATCAAGATCCTCATCCGTTAACTCTCGCAGCTCGGCCGGCTCGAGAGACACATATGACATCCAATGCTCCCTCGGGATTTCAAGTAGCTGACATTCTTCGACGACTCCTGCGACGTGTAATATCCCAAGTTCGAGCGTGATTGCGGGGGCCGTATTCAGGTCTAAGTGATAGCGAGTCGAGTCTTGATAATTCAGTGGAAGGTTCCACATCTCTAGCAAGCGCGCACCGACTTCTCCCGCATGAAACCCGAGAAGCTTGGTCTCAAGCGTTGTCCGCGTCGTTCGTTCTTCCTTTCCCTGCTTGAGTACCTGTTGAGCCAGGTCAGGAATTTTTTGAAACATCACGAGGTGGCCGATGTCACTTAAGAGGCCTCCCACGAAAAGACGTTCACTATCGATGACATGATAGGTTTGCGCAATCACGCGAGCCAGGAGGCCTCGCTCGACGCTATTGCGCCAGAATGTTTTCATATCCATCGTTGTCGATGAGATTCTTGAAAAGGTCGTCGCCACGGCGGTCGCCAGAACGAGATCGTGCAGCGGTTGCATGCCTAAAATGCTGGCCGCACGAGAGACCGTTTCTATCCGTTCAGACAGCCCATAAAAAGGGCTGTTGACTAACTTCAAAACCCGTGCGGTCATGGCCACATCCAGAGAGAGCGCTCTGGCAAGATCCAACATCGACGCCTTCGGATCTTCAACGACCTCCCGTACTCTGAGATAGACATCAGGCATCGATGGCAAGTCATCGCAATGTTGAATGAGTTCTTCGATCGTCATGCTTTTCCCTTCAAGTCAGGAAGGATAAATGTTTTACATTTTTCCTGGTTTTTCTGATCAATTGATCGGCAATCGAGGTGGATCTCTTAAGATTGAAAAGAGAATCAGGCTCAGGCATGAAGAGGAAGACGAGAAAAGGCTCGAAAAATACGAACCACGAACGATGAGAGACGCCTCTAGCTGGTGGTATCGGCTCGCCTCAAAGCGCGCATGAGAATGGGGTCGTTCATGGCGACCTCACTCAAGGCATCCATGATGTGACCCCCTTTAGTCTTGACGAGTGCCTTGGCTTTCGAATATTGGCGCGCATTAAACCGCGCGACTGACGGTTGGCCATTGACGATTTGGCAGGCCAATACTCCGCCCGTCTTTAACTCGCAGGTTCCACCGTGATCCAGTAGGTGACGCGCTTCTTGTTGAGAGACACTATGAAATCGGGCAAAATCTTCGAGACCGCTCGTTTCCACGAGTTTCCCATCGGGCATGACGCATTTTCGTTTAAAATGCGGAGACCAGTCCTTCCGGAAATCGATATATTTGACGTCTCCGCCCCTCGCTACAGCTAGTTCCAACTTGGCGTAATCCAGGCCTAAGTTTTTTTGCTGCAAGCGTTCCTTTAATTCCTGTGGGAGCGTGCGGAAAAACACCCGGGAAGCCGCCTCTTCCATGGACAGTCCCCAACTTGTTCGTAACTGTTCTGTTTCCGCGTACTGTTCAACGTCCAATACCCAAGTTTGTTTGGGGGCTGCTCCCGAAGGATCCACCTTGCAGACGAACAATCCTTTTGTCACCAGGGAACCAGACTGTGGATACTCGTACAACCCACCCTCCAGCAAGAGTCGGCTGACGGTTTCCAGGGGAATGTCATAACTCTCAGACAAGACCTTGGCATGACTCCCAAGGTCTTCTGCCTCGGTCATGGCACAAACCATGACATTCCCTGGGGGATCATGATCGGTGTAGTTCTCAAGAATGTTATACAGAACTGGT
The genomic region above belongs to Nitrospirales bacterium and contains:
- a CDS encoding biotin/lipoyl-binding protein, which encodes MRNEEHRPTAHLGTTTELLEPTENAPPLSAKADTAAPPPTSTSGLASLEFQALFTLLQLEPQARMAQSIKELHFLAVNETRRLLPYRQAFLFKAGANLKSRCQLETASSVPAIRRDAPLTLWLEQTLHALRQKEGVPEKQLFSADECPPDLKNGWKEFSFPHVLWCPFILPDKTFLGGLWLAKDTPWQDSEATIAQRLCDTYAHAWGAMARRKRISLTQRTSRKWLWLALFTGLIAMAIPVRLSTLAPVEIVAREPAIVSAPMDGMIAEILVPPNTRVGKGQVIFQYDDTDLRSQYEVSEHNLTKAIAEYRKVTQQAFAAAESDAQVPLLRAEVQLQETERDYALERLEHVAVKATQTGLLLYSDQSDWVGRPIKTGERIMEIADPEKIELKIDVPVNDAIALQDRAAIEIFLDAKPLDTYPATLIRASYQAVELPEHILAYRVIAKFHHRPSDVRIGWRGTAKIYGDQTTVFFLVFRRPLSAIRQYLGW
- a CDS encoding HlyD family efflux transporter periplasmic adaptor subunit, which encodes MPTLQGEPTWTIVDPVRNAYLQIGYGAYQLLTRWNAGTVEQLVDRISLETSCTITKKDVEEFLKFLYANHLTQAPMTGSSATFAAQAEARQQSWLIALLHQYLFFKIPVIQPDRLLKITLPYVAPLMTPVTAAFVAVLGILGVFLVSRQWDGFIHSFLHLFSLEGVIAFGIALCGVKVLHECAHAFTATKYGCRVHTMGIAFLVMFPLLYTDTTDAWRLASRRERILIAASGMIAEVALAMCATFLWNFLPDGIFRSIVFVIATTSWVMSLTINLNPLLRFDGYYVLSDFLGIPNLQQRAFAFGRWKLRDVLFGLNVPPPEHTTPLLRKGLIAYAWSTWLFRFVLLTGIAVLVYHFFFKLLGVILFTVEIVWFIVMPVCREIKEWWKFRDHIVKTPRAWISGTILALIVLTACMPWHTRVTIPAILQAEDHTVIFSPAAAQLLESKIDNGQHVEQGEILIRLTSPSIEHDLRQAHVRVNALKRQIQTITSDPDLLANTHVLIETLGTELSTLRGLQEMKDNLLLKAPFSGVIVDVQQSLHPKRWINEQLPLTRIFRPQTQKLVALTSQTELSRLQIGQHATFIPDDLMQPAIQARISDIRHVDEETLVIPYLASVFGGNIPVRENGKGELIPKSGVYRVTLTPLEHLPPSKQVIKGLIHVQGAPQSLAIQFRDFVVSVLVREMGF